The Desulfonatronospira thiodismutans ASO3-1 DNA segment CGGAGCAGGCGGATTTTATAAGTACAAACTTGGGGAATAAGGAGAGTTAAGATGCACGTATTTGCGGACGGTATTTCGAAAGTGACTTTGAGTAATGGAAACCTGAGGATTATGCTGACCCAGAGTGGAGCAGACGATTCCACAGTAGAGGCCGGAACCATGATTATTCCAGCGTCTCAAGCCAGTAACTTCCTGAACGGTTTGGCAAACAGTCTTAAGGAGCTGGAGAGCAGGTTGAAAGAGGCCAGGGAAGCTCAGCAGACTCAACAGTAGATTCAGGCAGGCCCCGGGGAACTGACTATTTATCCGTTAAACAGATTTCAGGAGTGACTATGATAAAGAAGTTTTTGCTTTCAATCGCGCTTGTTTTGCTGCTTCTGCAGCCGGCTAATGCTTTTGAGCTCACAGATGACAGGGTGGAGAGGTTCGTGGATAGCTGGAGCGATGTGCAGAGCCTGGAGCATGAATTTGAAGATATTGAACAGCCCGATGGTGAATTTGTGCCTGAAAGCCCTTTTTCTGCCTCCCTGGAAGAGGTCAGGGGGCATGAAGCCTATGATCGTCTGCAGCAGATAGCTGTGGATCACGGTTTTTCCGATGCACAAGAGTGGGCTCTAACTGGTGACCATATTTTCAGGGCGTTTCTGGGGATGGAAATGCAGGATGAGGACCCCACCGCTGAAATGAAGCAGGCCCTGGAGGAGATCAGGCAAAGCCCCCTGCCGGAAGAGCAGAAGGAACAAATAACCCGCCATATCCAGGAGCAGCTGGATCTTTTTGAAAGGATTCAAGACGTTCCCGCCGAGGATATTGAGACAGTCCGCAGACACGAAGGGGAGATCAACCGGATATTTGAGCCTGTAAACTGAACAGGTGTGTATTTTGTTGATTCCAGGATAAGAGATGAAAAAATTCGACACCACCTTGACCAGTCATGAGGCCTGGAGCGGAGTTGCCAAAGTAAGCGATGGATACAAGCAGGGCTCCTCTGTTCTGCACGAGTCCGGGATATTTATTATCACAGCCGGGCATGTGGTTGAAGACTTTCACCTCTCCGGCGGCAGTGTGGATTTTGGCACTGACACTCGGGAGATTATCGGTTATGGCAAGCATCCGGGTTACGCAATAACCGATTCCGGGATGTATCACGATATAGGTCTGTTTGTGCTGGACAGGGCTGCTCCCCGGGATGCACAGAGATATGAGCTGTACCGGGAGCATGATGAAGCAGGGCAGCAGGTGGATCTTACCGGATACGGCGGGAGCTCTTTCTGGAGCGGCAGTAACACTGTTGCCGGGTTAGCCGGTGAATATGTGACTCACGGCAGCGTGTACCATCAACTGGCATTTAAGAGGGATACCGGGGATATGATTGCTGGCGGGGATTCCGGCGGGGGGATGTTTATTGATTCCAAGCTTGCAGGAGTGCACAGCTATACATCCGGGGACATAGGCGTATCCACAAGGGTGAGCACCTACACGCACTGGATAGATCAGACTACAGGTACAGTGCAGGACCCCGAAGCCCGCAGCTCTGAGCCTCCCTCAAGGGACTCTGTGCCCATGGAAGTATCTGAAGGCGAAGGTGTATGGTTTCTGGTGGAGCTTGACTCTCCTGCCAGCCGGGAAGTCTCAGTTGATTTCTATACCCGTGACGGTACAGCCGAGGCTGGATATGACTATATACCCACCGAAGGTACATTAACCCTGGCAGAGGGTGATCAGTGGGCCAGGGTCTGGGTTCAGACCCTGGCTAATTCCAATCAGGGCGAGCGGGATTTCTCCCTGGTGCTGGAAAATCCGGAAGGTGCCAAGTTTCCCGAGGGCAAGGAAGAGCTCACAGCCCAGAGGGTTGTGCACGATGACCAAGTAGGCCTGGCTGGAGTAACCCAGCTTGAGCCGGAGCTTTTTGATGTTTGATCAGCTATTTGAAGCTGCCTCATGTGGCTGAACCACCATTTCTATTTCCGAGCCCTTGAGTTCTCTGGTTGTTTTCAGGTCATAAGCCTGCTGCAGGTTCATCCAGAACTCGGCGGAAGTGCCGAAATACCTGCTCAGCCTAAGGGCTGTGTCAGGGGTTATGCTCCTTCTTTCATTTAATATCTGGGTCACCCGGTTTACAGGCACATCCAGCTTTTTAGCCAGCGCACTGGCAGACATGGTTAACTCTTCCAGTTCTTCCCGCAGGATCTCGCCTGGGTGAACCGGCGGCATTTTATTTTCCATGATCCTTTCTCCTTCAGTGGTAGTCTTCAATGCCTACTTCCCGTGGGCCTTCCTCATCCCACTTGAAACAGATCCTCCACTGTCTGTTTATTCTGATGCTGTACTCGCCTTTTCTTTTGCCTTTCAAAGCTTCAAAGCGATTAGAGGGGAGTCCTTTCAGGTCATTCAGGGATGTCGCATTATCCAGAATCTGTAATCTCCGGATAGCCTGTCTTTCGAATCCGCTGAACTCTTTCACAAACAACCCGGAGTAGAGTTTCTGGGTATTCTGGTCTTTGAATGACTTGATCATTGGATATGTTATATAGCTGATTACTTGTTACGTCAAGCGTAAAAGGTTGCTTTGCAGTCAAGAAAGGGTTTGCAGCTTGGCCCGAATGGCTCATATCCCCATAAATAGCCTTCGCGTCCTCACACAGAGCTTCCAGCCTTTTATCCGGCCTCTCCTTCTCGTCTTTTTGCTTTCAAGTCCCTTATTAGGCCTTGTGTGAATTCAAAAATCAAGCCTTCTTCGGTTATAAACGGGGTAAATATTCGACCAGGTCAAGCACCTGCTTGGGTCCAAGGATTGACCCGGTTAAACAGACCGGAGGTCTACGGCTTCGCCGTCCAGTTAAATGGAAGAAGATTTAACCGGATAAATGTTTAACCGGGCAGGCGCAAATTTACGCTTTTAGGCGGTGTGGAGGGTTTGTATTCTATGGAGCGATTGGGTGGTTCGTAGCCAATATCATTATTCTCAAAAAACATGTCTTGGCAGTTGCATTATTTTGTAGTAAAGTTTCTACGAAGAGTTCTTCAAGGAGAATGGCCATGAGTAAAACAATGACCAGCCGGGAATTCAATCAATATGCAGGCCAAGCAAAAAAGGCAGCCGAGGCGGGGCCAGTATTCATTACAGACCGGGGAAAACCTTGTCACGTGCTGCTTAGTGCTCTGATTCGTAAGTTCGGTGACGTATTCTCTATGAGTCCAATCGAACCAAAAAATTGGGCGCTGACTTTATTAAATCCGAAATCCGAGTATCGAAATTCGAAACAAATCCGAAATTCTAATTCTCCAATTCCCCAATTCCCTAATTCTCTAATGTGATATCAAAATTAGTTAGACTTTGACTCCCACTCTTACGTTTCGAATTTTGTATTTTTGACATTCGAGTTTGTTTCGAGTTTCGTGCTTCGAGTTTCGTATTTTTAAGTGTTGATTAAGGTACTGGAAACTTGCATGCACTTGGCATTGTAATGTCATTGTATTTACGAATATCTGTACTTAGTATTGAGGAATATCACAGCCTGACCAGGAAAGAGGAAAACATTGCAGATTTATTGTGTATGGATAGGGAAGATAGGGACATTATGTTGCGAGTTTAGTTATGTTGCCAGTATCCCGCTATACCCCGCCTGCCTTTAGTATTTTTTTTAACATACCCTGCATACCCCGCCCTGATTGAATGCCCTAAGGGAAGTTTCGGCTCAACAGAATTAATCCACCCCGC contains these protein-coding regions:
- a CDS encoding Calx-beta domain-containing protein, with translation MKKFDTTLTSHEAWSGVAKVSDGYKQGSSVLHESGIFIITAGHVVEDFHLSGGSVDFGTDTREIIGYGKHPGYAITDSGMYHDIGLFVLDRAAPRDAQRYELYREHDEAGQQVDLTGYGGSSFWSGSNTVAGLAGEYVTHGSVYHQLAFKRDTGDMIAGGDSGGGMFIDSKLAGVHSYTSGDIGVSTRVSTYTHWIDQTTGTVQDPEARSSEPPSRDSVPMEVSEGEGVWFLVELDSPASREVSVDFYTRDGTAEAGYDYIPTEGTLTLAEGDQWARVWVQTLANSNQGERDFSLVLENPEGAKFPEGKEELTAQRVVHDDQVGLAGVTQLEPELFDV
- a CDS encoding HigA family addiction module antitoxin, yielding MENKMPPVHPGEILREELEELTMSASALAKKLDVPVNRVTQILNERRSITPDTALRLSRYFGTSAEFWMNLQQAYDLKTTRELKGSEIEMVVQPHEAASNS
- a CDS encoding type II toxin-antitoxin system RelE/ParE family toxin; its protein translation is MIKSFKDQNTQKLYSGLFVKEFSGFERQAIRRLQILDNATSLNDLKGLPSNRFEALKGKRKGEYSIRINRQWRICFKWDEEGPREVGIEDYH